One Mangifera indica cultivar Alphonso chromosome 4, CATAS_Mindica_2.1, whole genome shotgun sequence genomic region harbors:
- the LOC123214736 gene encoding binding partner of ACD11 1-like isoform X2 yields MAIRTIKVDNISINASEWDITEFFSFSGDIQYVEMQRESETSQLAYVTFKEPRGAETAILLSGSTFSGLPVTVTTVEDYQLPPEALPLNLGNNPPATETAFKKAEDVVSTLLAKGYVLGKDAINKAKALDEQHHVISNASATVSSIDSKMGLSEKLSMGTAKVNEKLKEVDEQFQVSEKTTTALSVAEQTASNAGSAIMSNRYILTGVTWVSSALSAVTKTAEDVSTMTKEKIEKAEEEKKEAIFRERTGIINDFSQVHLDSPTAGDPPILPIDSTDSKLGNI; encoded by the exons ATGGCT ATAAGAACAATCAAGGttgataatatttcaataaatgcTTCCGAGTGGGATATCACAgaattcttctctttctctggAGATATTCAGTATGTTGAAATGCAAAG GGAGAGTGAGACATCTCAGCTCGCTTATGTAACCTTCAAGGAGCCACGAGGGGCAGAGACAGCAATACTCCTGTCG GGATCCACCTTCTCTGGCCTTCCTGTGACAGTTACCACAGTGGAGGATTATCAGTTGCCTCCAGAAGCTCTTCCACTCAACTTG GGAAATAATCCACCTGCTACCGAAACTGCTTTTAAAAAGGCTGAAGATGTGGTAAGTACCTTGCTGGCAAAGGGCTATGTCTTGGGAAAGGATGCCATCAACAAGGCAAAGGCCCTTGATGAACAGCATCACGTGATATCAAATGCATCTGCCACAGTTTCATCCATTGACAGTAAGATGGGTCTGAGTGAAAAGCTAAGCATGGGAACAGCTAAAGTCAATGAAAAGTTGAAAGAGGTTGATGAGCAGTTCCAGGTATCGGAGAAGACGACAACTGCCTTGTCAGTTGCTGAACAGACTGCAAGCAATGCAGGATCTGCTATCATGAGCAATCGTTACATATTAACCGGAGTTACATGGGTTTCAAGTGCTCTTAGCGCAGTCACTAAGACGGCCGAGGATGTTAGCACGATGACCAAAGAGAAGATTGAGAAGGCtgaagaggagaaaaaggaggCCATTTTCAGGGAAAGGACTGGAATCATTAATGATTTTTCACAGGTTCATCTTGACAGCCCTACAGCAGGAGACCCTCCCATTCTTCCAATTGATTCAACTGACAGTAAGCTTGGAAATATATGA
- the LOC123212902 gene encoding small nuclear ribonucleoprotein Sm D2-like, producing the protein MSRPMEEDTVKTEEEEFNTGPLSVLMMSVKNNTQVLINCRNNKKLLGRVRAFDRHCNMVLENVREMWTEVPKTGKGKKKALPVNKDRFISKMFLRGDSVIIVLRNPK; encoded by the exons ATGAG TCGGCCAATGGAAGAAgat ACTGTTAAGACTGAGGAAGAAGAGTTTAACACTGGACCACTATCTGTTTTAATGATGAGTGTTAAAAACAACACCCag GTACTCATTAATTGTAGGAACAACAAAAAGCTCCTTGGTCGAGTGAGGGCATTTGATCGCCATTGCAACATGGTTCTTGAAAATGTCAGGGAAATGTGGACTGAG GTTCCAAAAACTGGAAAAGGCAAGAAGAAGGCCCTTCCAGTTAACAAAGACAGATTCATCAGTAAGATGTTCCTACGAGGAGATTCTGTGATTATTGTTCTGAGGAATCCGAAGTGA
- the LOC123214736 gene encoding binding partner of ACD11 1-like isoform X1 — translation MAVPGDHSELNVTAVPQPTTTPNWTINVPDIRTIKVDNISINASEWDITEFFSFSGDIQYVEMQRESETSQLAYVTFKEPRGAETAILLSGSTFSGLPVTVTTVEDYQLPPEALPLNLGNNPPATETAFKKAEDVVSTLLAKGYVLGKDAINKAKALDEQHHVISNASATVSSIDSKMGLSEKLSMGTAKVNEKLKEVDEQFQVSEKTTTALSVAEQTASNAGSAIMSNRYILTGVTWVSSALSAVTKTAEDVSTMTKEKIEKAEEEKKEAIFRERTGIINDFSQVHLDSPTAGDPPILPIDSTDSKLGNI, via the exons ATGGCT GTCCCAGGGGACCATTCTGAGCTAAATGTCACAGCGGTTCCTCAGCCTACTACCACACCAAACTGGACAATCAATGTCCCAGAT ATAAGAACAATCAAGGttgataatatttcaataaatgcTTCCGAGTGGGATATCACAgaattcttctctttctctggAGATATTCAGTATGTTGAAATGCAAAG GGAGAGTGAGACATCTCAGCTCGCTTATGTAACCTTCAAGGAGCCACGAGGGGCAGAGACAGCAATACTCCTGTCG GGATCCACCTTCTCTGGCCTTCCTGTGACAGTTACCACAGTGGAGGATTATCAGTTGCCTCCAGAAGCTCTTCCACTCAACTTG GGAAATAATCCACCTGCTACCGAAACTGCTTTTAAAAAGGCTGAAGATGTGGTAAGTACCTTGCTGGCAAAGGGCTATGTCTTGGGAAAGGATGCCATCAACAAGGCAAAGGCCCTTGATGAACAGCATCACGTGATATCAAATGCATCTGCCACAGTTTCATCCATTGACAGTAAGATGGGTCTGAGTGAAAAGCTAAGCATGGGAACAGCTAAAGTCAATGAAAAGTTGAAAGAGGTTGATGAGCAGTTCCAGGTATCGGAGAAGACGACAACTGCCTTGTCAGTTGCTGAACAGACTGCAAGCAATGCAGGATCTGCTATCATGAGCAATCGTTACATATTAACCGGAGTTACATGGGTTTCAAGTGCTCTTAGCGCAGTCACTAAGACGGCCGAGGATGTTAGCACGATGACCAAAGAGAAGATTGAGAAGGCtgaagaggagaaaaaggaggCCATTTTCAGGGAAAGGACTGGAATCATTAATGATTTTTCACAGGTTCATCTTGACAGCCCTACAGCAGGAGACCCTCCCATTCTTCCAATTGATTCAACTGACAGTAAGCTTGGAAATATATGA
- the LOC123214624 gene encoding loganic acid O-methyltransferase-like — protein MSNNRSSMSPEFYTMNGGDGPYSYSNNSRPQRLCIEISKPIIDEAIMNDLDLRSFSLSSNPISIVDLGCSTGPNTFMAVQNILDSIKQKYKSHIPDCTSPEFMVYFNDHSSNDFNTLFASLPPNRQYFVAAVPGSFHGRLFPESSVHFFHSSNAIHWLSKAPEELVDSKSLAWNKGRVHYTNAAKEVCDAYAAQFGKDMEKFLDARGKEIVVGGLMVLTVSGIPNGIRLSLQNPVGLMYHLLGASLMDLVKKEVINEEQAESFNMPIYVVNPEVLREAVERNGNFRVVKMEMIESILKTNYGDEITNLNWWIGTLRSVHEDVITKHFGSGIMDILCQQFTANALEITKNFNWDELKGHQLVVILKRYK, from the exons ATGAGCAACAACAGAAGCAGCATGAGCCCAGAATTTTACACCATGAATGGAGGAGATGGCCCTTACAGCTACTCCAACAATTCCCGACCTCAG AGATTATGCATAGAAATTTCTAAGCCAATAATTGATGAAGCAATTATGAATGACCTCGATTTAAGAAGCTTCTCTTTGTCATCAAATCCCATTTCCATTGTAGATTTGGGGTGCTCTACTGGACCAAACACATTCATGGCAGTCCAAAATATACTAGATTCCATCAAGCAGAAATACAAATCCCACATCCCTGATTGTACAAGTCCTGAATTCATGGTATACTTTAATGACCATTCATCAAATGATTTCAATACCCTCTTCGCTTCACTACCTCCTAATCGGCAGTACTTTGTGGCCGCGGTGCCGGGGTCTTTCCACGGCCGGTTGTTCCCGGAATCTTCTGTTCATTTCTTTCATTCGTCTAATGCGATTCACTGGCTGTCCAAGGCTCCTGAGGAGTTGGTGGACAGTAAGTCTTTGGCTTGGAACAAAGGGAGGGTGCATTATACAAATGCTGCAAAGGAAGTTTGTGATGCATATGCAGCTCAATTTGGGAAGGACATGGagaagtttttggatgcaagaGGCAAAGAGATTGTTGTTGGAGGATTGATGGTGTTGACTGTGAGTGGTATCCCAAATGGAATCCGGCTTTCTCTCCAGAATCCGGTTGGTCTCATGTATCATCTTCTTGGGGCGTCCCTCATGGACTTGGTAAAGAAA GAAGTAATCAATGAAGAACAAGCAGAGTCCTTCAACATGCCTATATATGTTGTCAACCCTGAGGTATTGAGAGAGGCAGTGGAAAGAAATGGGAATTTCAGGGTAGTGAAAATGGAGATGATAGAGTcaatattaaagacaaattatggtgatgaaataacaaatctGAATTGGTGGATAGGAACGTTAAGATCCGTGCATGAAGACGTCATCACCAAGCATTTCGGGAGTGGAATTATGGATATACTTTGCCAGCAGTTCACTGCGAATGCTTTAGAGAttactaagaattttaattggGATGAGCTTAAAGGACATCAATTAGTTGTCATTTTGAAGCgttataagtaa
- the LOC123213664 gene encoding loganic acid O-methyltransferase-like, with amino-acid sequence MTEKTKLHCTYSMIFRYFQSGIVIIGPSPLCFHHLLKWIPSPYNENGKENIKDFDKIKRRMSNNRSSREPDSYTMNGGKGAYSYSNNSSSQRAGIEASKDIIDEAISKELDLTKLSLTSNAFSVVDLGCSTGPNTFIAVQNILDSIKQKYQSLSLDSEIPEFLVYFNDRTSNDFNTLFASLPPNKQYFAAAVPGSFHGRLFPESSIHFFHSSSALHWLSKVPGECLNKNSLAWNKGRVHYTNAGSEVYDAYAGQFAEDMGKFLEARAKEIVFGGMMVLILSGIESGMCHSKQPAGLLYDLLGASLMDLAKKGVINEEEVDSFNLPLYTATPEEMRERVERNGCFSVVRMEMMKSKLMMDVFLTNVHLATMILRSTTEDIVSKHFGSGVMDEVCQQFSAKALDIAKKLNPEEYQGYRLLVILKRN; translated from the exons ATGactgaaaaaacgaaactcCACTGCACATACTCCATGATATTTCGATATTTCCAATCAGGGATAGTTATCATCGGACCCTCACCTCTTTGTTTTCATCATTTGCTTAAATGGATTCCTTCTCCTTATAATGAAAATGGGAAAGAAAACATCAAAGACTTTGATAAAATCAAGAGAAGGATGAGCAACAACAGAAGCTCCAGAGAACCAGATTCTTACACCATGAATGGCGGAAAAGGAGCTTACAGCTACTCCAATAATTCATCTTCCCAG AGAGCAGGCATCGAGGCCTCCAAGGACATAATTGATGAGGCAATTTCTAAGGAGCTCGATTTAACAAAGCTCTCTTTGACATCAAATGCATTTTCTGTTGTAGATTTGGGATGCTCAACCGGACCCAACACATTCATCGCCGTCCAAAACATACTTGACTCtatcaaacaaaaataccaaTCCCTCAGCCTTGATTCTGAAATTCCTGAATTCTTAGTATATTTCAATGATCGTACATCGAATGATTTCAATACCCTTTTCGCTTCTCTCCCTCCAAACAAGCAATACTTTGCAGCCGCCGTGCCAGGTTCTTTCCACGGCCGGCTATTTCCAGAGTCTTccattcatttttttcattcatctaGTGCATTGCACTGGCTTTCTAAGGTTCCTGGTGAGTGTCTGAACAAGAATTCTCTAGCTTGGAACAAAGGGAGGGTTCATTATACAAATGCAGGCAGTGAAGTTTATGATGCATATGCAGGTCAATTTGCAGAAGATATGGGGAAGTTTTTAGAAGCTAGAGCGAAAGAGATTGTGTTTGGAGGAATGATGGTGTTAATCTTGAGTGGAATTGAATCTGGAATGTGCCATTCTAAGCAGCCAGCAGGTCTCTTGTATGATCTTCTTGGGGCCTCCCTCATGGATTTGGCCAAGAAA GGAGTGATAAATGAAGAAGAGGTGGACTCGTTCAACCTGCCATTGTACACTGCAACTCCTGAAGAAATGAGAGAGAGAGTAGAAAGAAACGGGTGTTTCAGCGTGGTGAGAATGGAGATGATGAAATCCAAATTGATGATGGATGTCTTTCTCACAAATGTGCATTTGGCGACGATGATATTGAGATCGACCACTGAAGATATTGTCTCCAAGCATTTTGGGAGTGGAGTTATGGATGAAGTCTGCCAACAGTTTTCTGCAAAAGCTCTAGATATTGCTAAAAAGCTTAATCCTGAAGAGTATCAAGGATATCGTTTACTTGTCATTTTGAAGCGTAATTGA